CTACGTCGGCGCCGACGGAGTGGACGAGGCCAAGTCCGTACCCTCCGCCGTCCTGGGCGGCACCGTCACCGACACCGCGGCGACCGGCGTCACCCTCACCTCCGACGGCGAGGCCTTCAACGGCGTCTACGTCACCGGCGGCGGCTCCTACACCCTCACGAACCCGAAGATCGCCTTCGACGGCAACGGCCGCTGCGACTTCATCGGCTACGGCGCCTCCGTCGTCGGCACCGGCGCGGGCACCACCCTCGTCGTCGACGGCGCGACCATCGGCAACGAGGGCGTGGTCCGTACGGCGGTCATCGCCGACGCCACCGCCAACGTGATCGTCAAGAACTCCACGCTCCACTGCGCCGACGGCACCCTGCCCGACGAATACGTCGGCACCGGCGACACCCGGTACATGATCAGCGTCCCCTGGATGCTCGGCCTGTCCGGCAACGTCCGCACCACCAACCTGCTCGGCGCGAGCACCCGGGCGTCGTACGTCAACTCCACCGTCTCCAGCGAGAAGTGGGGCGCCCTGTCGGTCGACGGCGGCAGCTACTGCACGCTCACCGCCATCAACAGCACCATCGCCAACACCGGCGGCGAGGGCTACGGCAGCTACGCCATCGGCAACGTCACCGAGCACTTCCTCGGCTGCACCTTCGACGTCGGCGACTACGCCCTCATCCACTGGGGCGCCTCGGCCCACTACGGCGACAGCACCAAGGCCGCGGTCGCCGCCCTCAACGACTCCCTCGAAATAGGCCTGACCGCCGCCGAGCTGAGCGCCCTGCCGGTGAAGTCGACCACCGTCGACTGCGGCCGCTTCATGGTCCTGTGGTACGCCGCCGGATCCGTCGCCATCGACGGCGGCACGCAGGTCACCACCGGGGAGACCGCGTTCATGTGCAAGGCGGTCGCGGGGACCGTCACCGTCGACGGCTCCGACGGGGCCACGATCACCGCGGGCAACGGCGTCCTCTTCCAGCTCATGGACACCGACCGGCCCAGCAGCGTCTCGGTGTCGGGCAAGGCGTGGAAGACCGAGACCACCGGCACCTACACCGAGCCCACTGGCTCCCCGACCAGGTCGACGACCTGGACGACGACCTCGTCCCAGTCGACCGACGCCAAGGCCGCCTTCACGGACATCGCCCTGACCGGCGACTTCTACAACTCCGTCCGGGGCGGCGGCAACGCGAGCCTCCAGGGCCAGAACCTGGTCGTGAGCCTCACCGGCTCCACCCTCGAGGGCGTCGTCTCCGCGTCCACCGCCCAGCACGGCGTCTCCACCATCACCTCGGCCGAGTACCGCGAGATCAGCGAGGTCACCAACACGGCGAGCGCGGTCGTCAACAACGGCGTCCTGCTGACCCTGGGCGCCGGCTCCACCTGGACGGTCACCGGCACGTCGTACCTCAGCGCCCTGACCCTGGCCGCGGACGCCGCCGTCACCGCCCCCTCCGGCAAGACGGTCACCCTCACGGTGAACGGCACGGCCACGACCATCCAGCCGGGCACCGCCTACACCGGAGCCCTCACCCTGACGATCAACTGACCCCACCCGCACGAAACCGGCCCCCGGGCGGATGCGAACCGTGTCCCGGGGGCCGGAGCTCTGTGTTTCTCGGGGGCGCGGGGCTGTGACATGGGCGGCTCCGCCGCGGGGCGCGACCAGCCACCACACGCCCGCAGACGAAACGCGGCCCAAGCCCAGCGCAGCGTTACGCCCCCAGCATGTTGTAGCCGCCGTCCGCCACCAGGAAGCCGCCCGTGATGTGATGCGCGTCCTCCGTGGCCAGGAACAGGGCCGCGCCGGCGAGTTCCTCCGGGCCGGGGATGCGGCCCATGGGCGTCGCCGCGCGCAGCGCGTCCCCGCGTCCGCCCTGCCAGTCCGCGCGCCCCAGCGTCGCCGCCGTCTCGATGAACCCGGGCGCGAAGACGTTCACCCGCACGACCGGCGCGAAGGCGTGCGCGTAGGACTTGGTCAGCCCGATGATCCCGTACTTGGCCGCCGCGTACTGCGGAGCGCGCGCACTGCCCCGTACGACGACCGTGGAGCCGATGTTGACGATGGCGCCGCCGCCCTCCTGCTCCAGCATCCGCGCGCCGAACTCGTGCGTGCACAGCAGGGTGCCCTTCACGTCCACGGCGAGGACGTGGTCGACGGACTCCTCGGTGAGGTCCCGCCAGGACATCTGCTCGCGGGCCACGTCGCCGACGTTGTTGACGGCCACGTCGAGGCGGCCGAAGTGCGCCCACACCTCGTCGGCCAGCCGCCTGATCTGCTCGTGCTCGGCGATGTCCGCCCGCACGACGAAGGCCTTGCGGCCGAGCGCGGTCACCCGCTCGGCCGTCGCCTCCGCGCCTTCGCGCGAACTGCGGTAGTGGATCGCCACGTCGGCGCCCTCCCGGGCCGCGCGCACCGCGATCTCGGCGCCGAATCCGGTGCCCGCCCCGGTGACGAGGACGGTCTTGCCGCTGAAGCGTTCGGGGACGGGAGGCATAGGGGGCTCCGTTCGTGAAGTCGCTCGGCTCACAAGGGCGTTCATACGAGGGTCCGGCCGCCGTCCGCGTACAGCACCTGCCCGGTGACGAACGCGGACTCGTCGGAGGCCAGGAACAGGACCGGGCCGGTCAGGTCCTCGGGTCGGCCGAGGCGTCCGGCGGGGACCAGGGCCTCCAGGGCGTCGCGGACGCCGGGCCGGGCGAGATGGGCGCGGGTGAGGTCGGTCTCCGTGTAGCCGGGCGCCACGGCGTTGACGGTGACGCCGGCGGCCGCCCACTCGTGGGCCATCACCCGCATCAGCTGGTCGACCCCGCCCTTGCTCGCCGCGTACGGGGCGTGGTCGCGGTGGGCGAGCCGGCCCGAGACGGAGGAGAGGTAGACGATCCGGCCGTATCCGGCGGGCACCAGCACCGCGCCGACGGCCCGGCCCAGCCAGAAGGCGCTGTCGAGGTTCACGGCGGTGATCCGCCGCCACACCTCGTCGGGCGTCTCCAGCACGGGTCTGCGGTCGTTGACGCCGACGGCGTGCACGAACACGTCGAGGCCGCCGAGCAGCGCGACCGCCTGCTCCACGGCCGCGCCGCAGGCGTCGGCCGAGGCGAGGTCGGTGCGCAGGCCCCGCACCGGGCCCGAGGCGAGCTTGGCGAGCTTGTCGTCGTCGACGTCGAGGACTGCCAGGCTCGCGCCCGCGTCCGCGAACGCTCTGGTCACCGTGGCCCCGATACCGCCGGCCCCGGCCACCAACACCCGTCGGCCCGTGAAGTCCCATGTCGTCGCCATGCTCCGGACGGTAAGTCACGAACCCGATTTGTGTCCA
This window of the Streptomyces sp. NBC_01275 genome carries:
- a CDS encoding SDR family NAD(P)-dependent oxidoreductase; this translates as MATTWDFTGRRVLVAGAGGIGATVTRAFADAGASLAVLDVDDDKLAKLASGPVRGLRTDLASADACGAAVEQAVALLGGLDVFVHAVGVNDRRPVLETPDEVWRRITAVNLDSAFWLGRAVGAVLVPAGYGRIVYLSSVSGRLAHRDHAPYAASKGGVDQLMRVMAHEWAAAGVTVNAVAPGYTETDLTRAHLARPGVRDALEALVPAGRLGRPEDLTGPVLFLASDESAFVTGQVLYADGGRTLV
- a CDS encoding SDR family NAD(P)-dependent oxidoreductase encodes the protein MPPVPERFSGKTVLVTGAGTGFGAEIAVRAAREGADVAIHYRSSREGAEATAERVTALGRKAFVVRADIAEHEQIRRLADEVWAHFGRLDVAVNNVGDVAREQMSWRDLTEESVDHVLAVDVKGTLLCTHEFGARMLEQEGGGAIVNIGSTVVVRGSARAPQYAAAKYGIIGLTKSYAHAFAPVVRVNVFAPGFIETAATLGRADWQGGRGDALRAATPMGRIPGPEELAGAALFLATEDAHHITGGFLVADGGYNMLGA